In Castanea sativa cultivar Marrone di Chiusa Pesio chromosome 6, ASM4071231v1, a single window of DNA contains:
- the LOC142641715 gene encoding glycosyltransferase BC10-like, whose product MSKKRASPPIRHLWRFLSNLIIFLCVFLCLFAFVRLHFQSSISTSQSYSALHDHDDHHFEGPPKIAFLFLVRKNLPLDFLWGAFFKNGDAAKLSIYIHSEPRFVFDETTTSSAFFYGRQLTNSIQVVWGESSMIMAERLLLEKALEDPANQRFILLSDSCIPLYDFSYIYNAVMSSPKSFVDSFININEDRYDPKMSPAIPEEKWRKGSQWIALVRRHAEIVVGDDIAFPVFREFCKRWPPTDLTKRRQILEISFRFMFPWLTSLQKPHNCIPDEHYVPTLLAMSGLEDELERRSLTYTLWNHSAIRSDTNSWHPITFDRDDASPQEIKKIKDINHVYYESENRTAQCTINSKLTPCFLFARKFTYGAAIRVLTMGLVGPYDILALSKASASKRKSKQYT is encoded by the exons ATGTCAAAGAAGAGAGCATCACCACCCATACGCCACTTGTGGAGGTTTTTGTCAAACCTCATAATCTTTCTCTGTGTCTTCCTTTGCCTATTTGCTTTTGTCAGGCTGCACTTTCAATCATCAATCTCTACGTCTCAAAGTTATAGTGCATTACATGATCATGATGATCATCATTTTGAAGGCCCTCCAAAGATTGCTTTTCTCTTTCTCGTTCGCAAAAACCTTCCTCTTGATTTTCTCTGGGGTGCCTTCTTCAAG AATGGTGATGCGGCAAAATTATCGATTTATATTCATTCAGAGCCCCGTTTCGTGTTTGATGAGACAACAACAAGTTCAGCATTCTTTTATGGCCGACAGCTAACCAATAGCATTCAG GTAGTCTGGGGAGAATCAAGTATGATAATGGCAGAGCGGTTATTACTTgaaaaagcacttgaagatccAGCCAATCAGAGATTTATTCTTCTCTCTGATAG TTGTATACCATTGTACGACTTCAGTTACATCTACAACGCTGTGATGTCTTCTCCAAAAAGTTTTGTGGACAG CTTTATTAACATCAATGAAGATCGCTATGATCCAAAGATGTCACCTGCAATACCAGAGGAGAAATGGCGAAAAGGATCCCAG TGGATTGCTTTGGTCAGAAGACATGCAGAAATTGTCGTGGGTGATGACATAGCTTTTCCTGTGTTCAGGGAATTTTGCAAG CGATGGCCACCGACGGACTTAACCAAGAGAAGGCAAATTCTT GAAATTAGTTTCAGATTTATGTTCCCATGGCTTACATCACTTCAGAAACCCCACAATTGTATCCCAGATGAGCATTATGTGCCGACACTACTTGCA aTGAGTGGACTTGAAGACGAACTTGAACGAAGATCATTGACCTACACATTATGGAATCATTCTGCCATAAGAAGTGATACAAATTCTTGGCACCCTATCACGTTCGATCGTGATGATGCAAGCCCTcaagaaatcaaaaaaataaag GATATTAACCATGTCTATTATGAGTCTGAAAACCGGACTGCACAGTGCACAATCAATTCTAAACTTACTCCATGTTTCTTATTCGCAAGAAAGTTCACATATGGCGCGGCCATCCGTGTATTGACTATGGGATTGGTTGGTCCCTATGATATTCTTGCATTATCAAAGGCATCAGCTtcgaaaagaaaaagtaaacaatATACGTAA
- the LOC142639785 gene encoding protein FAR1-RELATED SEQUENCE 5-like translates to MGIHVPSNVPMESTPFKGLEFEANEIAYDFYNEYGRKLGFSIRKEYINKCKKIGVVTSRRFVCTKEGVRGKDKRDQNLKNPRAETRCGCEARLVIVLDRDSKKYVVNEFIAEHNHYLHLPSTVHMMPSQRKVVATHAIEIDLAHESGLRLKQSYELLSKQVGGYDNLGFTMQDHKSYLRIK, encoded by the coding sequence ATGGGAATACATGTTCCTTCTAATGTGCCCATGGAATCTACCCCATTTAAAGGGCTGGAATTTGAAGCAAATGAGATTGCATATgatttttataatgaatatggTAGAAAGCTTGGTTTTAGTATTAGAAAAgagtatataaataaatgtaaaaagattGGAGTGGTTACTTCAAGGAGATTTGTGTGCACGAAGGAGGGAGttcgaggcaaagacaagagAGATCAGAATTTAAAGAATCCACGAGCAGAAACAAGATGTGGTTGTGAAGCACGTTTGGTTATTGTACTTGATCGAGATAGTAAAAAATATGTGGTGAATGAATTTATTGCTGAGCATAACCACTATCTCCACCTCCCATCAACTGTACACATGATGCCATCACAACGAAAAGTGGTTGCAACTCATGCTATTGAAATTGATTTGGCACATGAATCGGGATTAAGATTAAAGCAATCTTATGAGCTTCTTAGTAAGCAAGTTGGTGGATATGATAATCTTGGTTTTACCATGCAAGATCATAAAAGCTATTTACGCATTAAGTGA
- the LOC142639786 gene encoding protein FAR1-RELATED SEQUENCE 5-like, with translation MSEKKPITIFTDQDAAMSVAIKVVMPKTYHALCSWHMWQNAEKHLGHLLKNESQFNDDFLAFIYEYDREDEFLTAWNEMPDKYDVRENKWLIDLFKLKEKWVQAYVKRTFTAGMKIAQLSKSFNANLKDCLRTDLNIVEFFTHFERVVNQKRDKELEAEYNSRHKFPRLKLKSSPMLNQVAIVYTSTLFDLFQTEVKESASTSSASHQGGSSASVALASHLESISSVVGSNDKIDGEGGLLTQESVASGGPLTRESVTSGWNEVVHKVKPFF, from the exons ATGTCTGAAAAGAAGCCAATCACTATTTTCACAGATCAAGATGCAGCAATGTCAGTTGCAATAAAAGTAGTCATGCCTAAGACATATCATGCATTGTGTAGTTGGCATATGTGGCAGAATGCTGAGAAACACTTGGGTCATTTACTTAAAAATGAGTCTCAATTTAATGATGATTTCTTAGCGTTTATCTATGAGTATGATAGGGAAGATGAGTTTCTTACAGCTTGGAATGAAATGCCGGATAAGTACGATGTTCGTGAAAATAAATGGCTAATTGATCTAtttaaattgaaggaaaaatgggtgcaagCATATGTTAAGAGAACTTTCACTGCAGGAATGAAGATAGCCCAACTTAGTAAGAGTTTCAATGCTAACTTGAAGGATTGCTTGCGTACGGATCTCAATATAGTAGAGTTTTTCACTCATTTTGAAAGAGTGGTCAATCAAAAACGGGATAAGGAGTTAGAAGCAGAATACAACTCTAGACATAAATTTCCAAGATTGAAGCTCAAAAGCTCTCCTATGCTTAACCAAGTAGCAATAGTGTACACGTCTAcgttgtttgatttatttcagaCAGAAGTTAAAGAG tcgGCTTCTACAAGTTCTGCATCACATCAGGGAGGCTCATCAGCAAGTGTTGCATTAGCATCACATTTAGAGAGTATATCAAGTGTTGTAGGCTCCAACGACAAAATTGATGGTGAAGGAGGTCTCTTGACTCAAGAAAGTGTTGCAAGTGGAGGTCCCTTGACTCGAGAAAGTGTTACAAGTGGATGGAATGAGGTGGTTCATAAAGTCAAgccatttttttag